A DNA window from Aspergillus nidulans FGSC A4 chromosome I contains the following coding sequences:
- a CDS encoding uncharacterized protein (transcript_id=CADANIAT00006613), with protein MPPAQHAGWFPSILGRSILSSTMRIHQSLQQDSKSDDAFTPTPVDKTHTLVARADKTYHPGEGSINPNNINMRGLYALFAILGAGLVLASIWFFFWAKDGGFVWKEGDWEEYKSTVLRRKGPDGRTLSNATRSTRLGGGSINGKSFFGEDDGYTVADTAPTYSDETATTITEKGPKRKRNLRDKFRRKRNEKYEGEVDEDVRAYRKEKPAQIGGINREADGTYYGSDYDTSAPPTQYNQSEMSEVRDYAYEPARHSQGRRDFSFVAGTEETMSQTTTERMLREPSARRHNRRRERRSRPPPTSSSRQSSPRKRESRGHYTEPLDFSSNSQSRSDYQYSNVGTEEEDLGTISYHHPIPGLSKGYRRDGARSRRRDSLSDSDGDETRYS; from the coding sequence ATGCCTCCAGCCCAGCATGCGGGGTGGTTCCCCAGCATTCTTGGTCGATCCATTCTCAGCAGCACGATGCGCATCCACCAGAGCCTCCAGCAAGACTCAAAGAGCGACGATGCCTTCACACCGACCCCTGTTGATAAAACCCACACGCTCGTTGCGCGGGCGGACAAAACATACCACCCGGGCGAAGGCTCTATAAACCCAAACAACATCAATATGCGTGGCTTATATGCATTATTCGCAATTCTGGGCGCAGGTTTGGTTCTGGCATCCATttggttcttcttctgggccAAGGATGGTGGGTTCGTCTGGAAGGAAGGCGACTGGGAGGAATACAAGTCAACTGTTCTGCGACGAAAAGGCCCTGACGGCCGAACACTCAGTAATGCCACCCGAAGCACAAGACTCGGCGGTGGCAGCATCAATgggaagagcttcttcggcgAGGACGACGGATACACCGTTGCCGACACGGCACCGACATACAGCGATGAAACGGCCACAACAATCACTGAGAAGGGACCGAAGCGCAAGCGCAACCTCCGCGATAAGTTCCGACGCAAGCGGAATGAAAAGTATGAAGGCGAAGTTGACGAAGACGTCCGCGCTTACCGCAAGGAAAAACCAGCCCAAATCGGCGGCATCAACCGCGAAGCCGACGGCACTTATTACGGTAGTGACTATGATACTTCTGCGCCTCCGACCCAATATAACCAGAGTGAGATGAGTGAAGTCCGTGATTATGCGTATGAGCCGGCGCGTCACAGTCAGGGCCGCCGTGACTTTTCCTTTGTCGCGGGAACCGAGGAAACAATGTCTCAGACCACAACAGAGCGTATGCTTCGTGAGCCTTCTGCCCGCAGACACAATCGCCGCCGCGAAAGACGCAGTCGACCACCTCCCACCTCGTCCTCGCGACAAAGCAGTCCGCGTAAGCGCGAGTCGCGCGGTCACTACACTGAACCGCTTGATTTCTCGTCCAACTCCCAATCTCGCTCCGATTATCAGTACTCGAATGTTggcacagaagaagaagaccttggGACCATCAGCTACCATCATCCCATACCCGGTCTGAGTAAGGGCTACCGACGTGATGGGGCGCGTAGCAGACGGCGGGATAGTTTGAGTGATAGTGATGGTGACGAGACGAGGTATtcatga